One region of Olleya sp. Hel_I_94 genomic DNA includes:
- a CDS encoding type 1 periplasmic binding fold superfamily protein yields MKNLTLKTIKQLSLLFLISIAFTACSSDDDNTNNPEPVNEEEVITTLTATLIPVGGGTTVTMQTRDLDGDGPNAPVITVSSDLVANTVYNGSLVLLNETESPAEEINEEIEEESNDHQFFYNVTNSIATFTYEDFDDNGNPLGLEFTLTTAATAMTGNLTITLRHEPSKSAVGVSDGDITNAGGETDVQAVFPVVIQ; encoded by the coding sequence ATGAAAAATTTAACACTAAAAACAATTAAACAATTATCGCTATTATTTTTAATTTCAATAGCATTTACAGCGTGTTCAAGCGACGATGACAATACAAATAACCCAGAACCTGTTAATGAGGAGGAAGTAATTACAACCTTAACTGCTACACTTATTCCTGTGGGTGGAGGTACAACCGTAACAATGCAAACACGTGATTTGGATGGTGATGGACCAAATGCTCCAGTAATAACAGTATCATCAGACTTAGTGGCCAACACAGTATATAATGGTAGTCTAGTTTTGTTAAACGAAACTGAATCTCCTGCTGAAGAAATAAATGAAGAAATTGAAGAAGAAAGTAATGACCACCAATTTTTTTATAATGTAACTAATAGCATTGCTACTTTTACTTACGAGGATTTTGATGATAACGGAAATCCTTTAGGTTTAGAGTTTACTTTAACTACAGCTGCTACAGCTATGACTGGAAATCTAACAATTACTTTACGTCATGAACCAAGCAAATCTGCAGTTGGTGTTAGCGATGGAGACATTACAAACGCAGGTGGAGAAACTGATGTGCAAGCTGTATTTCCTGTTGTAATACAATAA
- the gcvT gene encoding glycine cleavage system aminomethyltransferase GcvT, giving the protein MKNTALTATHEALNAKMVPFAGYNMPVQYDGVNIEHEAVRKDCGVFDVSHMGEFLISGPKALNLIQSVSSNDASKLTIGKAQYACLPNDDGGIVDDLIIYKLKEEQYLLVVNASNIEKDWNWITSKNTVGADMRDLSEDYSLLAIQGPNAVSKMQALSSRDLSAIKFYNFEVGDFAGIDNVIISATGYTGSGGFEIYCKNDEVKQIWDKVTEAGAKPIGLAARDTLRLEMGYCLYGNDIDDTTSPIEAGLGWVTKFTKTFTNSEALEAQKRKGVDRKLVAFELDERGIPRQGYDIVDGQGKKIGEVTSGTMSPMLNKGIGLGYVPTVFADVNSKINIQIRKNAVPATVVKLPFYKV; this is encoded by the coding sequence ATGAAAAATACAGCTTTAACAGCAACTCACGAAGCCTTAAACGCAAAAATGGTTCCTTTTGCAGGTTACAACATGCCTGTACAATATGATGGTGTAAATATAGAACATGAAGCAGTTAGAAAAGACTGTGGTGTGTTTGACGTATCACATATGGGAGAGTTTTTAATTTCTGGTCCAAAAGCATTAAATTTAATACAAAGCGTAAGCAGTAATGATGCGTCTAAATTGACAATTGGTAAAGCACAATATGCGTGTTTACCAAATGATGATGGTGGAATTGTTGACGATTTAATTATTTACAAATTAAAAGAAGAGCAATATTTACTAGTCGTTAATGCTAGTAATATTGAAAAAGATTGGAATTGGATTACCTCTAAAAACACAGTTGGTGCTGACATGCGAGATTTGTCAGAGGATTACTCGTTATTAGCTATTCAAGGTCCTAATGCTGTATCAAAAATGCAAGCTTTATCAAGTCGTGATTTATCTGCTATTAAGTTTTATAATTTTGAAGTTGGTGATTTTGCTGGAATTGATAATGTAATTATTTCTGCAACTGGATATACTGGTAGTGGTGGTTTTGAAATTTATTGTAAAAATGACGAGGTTAAACAAATCTGGGATAAAGTTACTGAAGCTGGTGCAAAACCAATTGGCTTAGCTGCTCGTGATACTTTACGTTTAGAAATGGGTTATTGCCTTTACGGAAATGACATTGATGATACAACATCACCTATTGAAGCTGGTTTAGGATGGGTAACAAAATTCACTAAAACCTTTACTAATAGTGAAGCTTTAGAAGCACAAAAACGCAAAGGTGTAGATCGTAAGTTAGTCGCTTTTGAATTAGACGAAAGAGGAATCCCTAGACAAGGCTATGACATTGTAGATGGACAAGGCAAAAAAATTGGTGAAGTTACTTCCGGAACCATGTCACCTATGCTTAATAAAGGTATTGGTTTAGGCTATGTACCAACAGTTTTTGCAGATGTAAACAGTAAAATAAATATACAAATACGTAAAAATGCAGTGCCTGCAACTGTTGTAAAACTTCCGTTTTACAAAGTGTAA
- a CDS encoding glutaminase, producing the protein MLDFNTIINNIHNNLKDNVVKGVVASYIPELSKQDVNQFGIYMQHMDGRSFKVGDAEVPFSIQSISKVLSLSKAIAFENNDIWKRVDVEPSGNPFNHLSLLELENGIPRNPLINAGAIVVADILCSKFKNPKADFLQFVRDIANDQTIDYNYKVAESERKTGYNNYAAANLLKSFNNLNNDVEDVMDFYFHQCALEMTCSQLAKAFYLFANKGKCINNKQHITSSQAKRINAIMLTCGFYDESGEFAFEVGLPGKSGVGGGIVALLPNHFIISTWCPGLNAKGNSLIGMQALEQFTTQTNLSIF; encoded by the coding sequence ATGTTAGATTTTAACACAATAATAAACAACATCCATAATAACCTAAAAGACAACGTTGTTAAGGGTGTTGTTGCTTCATATATACCAGAGTTATCAAAACAAGATGTCAATCAATTTGGGATTTACATGCAACATATGGACGGTCGATCGTTTAAGGTTGGTGATGCAGAAGTCCCATTTTCTATACAAAGTATTTCTAAAGTTTTATCATTATCTAAAGCAATTGCTTTTGAAAACAATGATATATGGAAGCGTGTGGATGTAGAACCGTCAGGAAACCCTTTTAATCATTTGTCTTTATTAGAGTTAGAAAATGGTATACCTAGAAACCCTTTAATAAATGCAGGTGCCATAGTGGTTGCAGATATTTTATGCTCTAAATTTAAAAATCCAAAAGCCGATTTTTTACAATTTGTACGTGATATTGCCAACGACCAAACTATTGATTATAATTATAAAGTTGCCGAGTCAGAGCGTAAAACGGGATATAACAATTATGCTGCAGCAAACCTTTTAAAATCTTTTAATAATTTAAATAACGATGTAGAGGATGTTATGGATTTTTACTTCCATCAATGTGCTCTAGAGATGACTTGCTCTCAACTGGCAAAAGCATTTTATTTATTTGCTAATAAAGGTAAATGCATAAATAATAAGCAACATATTACAAGTAGTCAAGCCAAACGTATAAATGCAATCATGTTAACTTGTGGTTTTTATGACGAGTCTGGTGAGTTTGCTTTTGAAGTTGGACTACCTGGTAAAAGTGGTGTTGGTGGTGGTATTGTTGCCTTACTACCAAACCATTTTATAATTTCTACTTGGTGTCCTGGTCTAAACGCTAAAGGTAATTCGTTAATTGGAATGCAAGCGTTAGAACAATTTACAACTCAGACCAATTTATCTATTTTCTAA
- a CDS encoding sugar nucleotide-binding protein gives MKEINNKHRILILGASGFIGQALYKELCGYFRTFGTYCRDNYAFNKNQHYFQYNIEEDDIFEILDIVKPTIVISAIRGNFSAQIIAHQHITEYIIANNSKLIFLSSANVFDAYSKFPSYENDKTLSHSMYGHFKIKIENMLLRLPKQYYAILRLPMVFGAQSPRIHEIKFHIKEKIPFEVFPNLIMNVTTDTKVTQQIHYLINRNKKGIFHLGSEDLVHHDDFIKEIIASLNIKNPLLKQVYTTNDDRYLAVLSKENKLPKHLQLLSQEILTELEV, from the coding sequence ATGAAAGAGATAAATAACAAACATCGCATACTAATTTTAGGTGCCAGTGGTTTTATTGGACAAGCTCTATACAAAGAGCTATGTGGCTATTTTAGAACCTTTGGAACCTATTGCAGAGACAATTACGCCTTTAATAAAAACCAACATTACTTTCAATACAATATTGAAGAAGATGATATTTTTGAAATCCTAGATATCGTAAAACCTACCATTGTAATTTCTGCGATACGAGGTAATTTTTCGGCACAAATTATTGCTCACCAACATATTACCGAGTACATTATTGCCAACAACAGTAAATTAATATTTTTATCATCAGCAAATGTTTTTGATGCCTATAGTAAATTTCCTAGCTATGAAAATGACAAAACATTAAGTCATAGTATGTATGGTCATTTTAAAATAAAAATAGAGAACATGCTATTGCGTTTGCCAAAACAATATTATGCAATTTTAAGACTACCAATGGTCTTTGGAGCGCAATCTCCAAGAATACATGAGATTAAATTTCATATAAAAGAAAAAATACCTTTTGAAGTATTTCCTAATTTGATAATGAATGTCACCACAGATACTAAGGTCACACAACAAATTCATTATTTAATAAACCGAAATAAAAAAGGCATATTCCATTTAGGTAGTGAAGATTTAGTGCATCATGACGATTTTATTAAAGAAATTATCGCGTCGCTAAACATAAAAAACCCACTTTTAAAACAAGTGTACACAACCAATGACGACAGGTATTTAGCAGTCCTTTCTAAAGAAAACAAGTTACCTAAGCATTTACAGTTATTAAGTCAAGAAATTTTAACAGAATTAGAAGTTTAA
- a CDS encoding 4a-hydroxytetrahydrobiopterin dehydratase: MALLTQTEIEQRLLRLPEWEHYDNAIHAEFEFENFKDCFSAMSRIAFECEALNHHPEWTNEYNVLKITITTHDAGGVTDKDFKLALAIEHIVEEEED, from the coding sequence ATGGCACTACTTACACAAACAGAAATAGAACAACGTCTACTTAGACTACCGGAATGGGAACATTATGATAATGCAATCCATGCAGAATTTGAATTTGAAAATTTTAAAGACTGTTTTAGCGCAATGAGCAGAATTGCTTTTGAGTGCGAAGCATTAAACCATCATCCTGAATGGACTAACGAATATAATGTACTTAAAATTACAATAACAACACATGATGCAGGTGGAGTTACAGATAAAGATTTTAAATTAGCCTTAGCAATTGAGCATATTGTTGAAGAGGAAGAGGACTAA
- a CDS encoding YebC/PmpR family DNA-binding transcriptional regulator has protein sequence MGRAFEFRKARKMKRWSAMSKAFTRIGKDIVMAVKEGGPDPASNSRLRAVIQNAKAVNMPKDNVERAIKKASDKSQGDFKEVIFEGYAPHGIAVLVETATDNNTRTVANVRSYFNKCDGSLGTSGSVVFMFDHTCNFRVAAEGLDPEELELEFIDFGAEEVFADDDGILIYAPFESFGAIQAELERREIEILSSGFERIPQVTKALTPEQAADVEKLLEKLDDDDDVQNVYHTMEETDNDDE, from the coding sequence ATGGGAAGAGCTTTTGAATTTAGAAAAGCACGTAAAATGAAACGTTGGTCTGCAATGAGCAAGGCTTTTACACGCATTGGAAAAGACATTGTAATGGCTGTAAAAGAAGGTGGACCAGATCCAGCTAGTAACTCACGTTTACGTGCAGTTATACAAAATGCCAAAGCAGTAAACATGCCTAAGGACAATGTTGAGCGTGCTATTAAAAAAGCAAGCGACAAAAGTCAAGGTGATTTTAAAGAAGTAATTTTTGAAGGTTATGCACCTCATGGAATTGCTGTTTTAGTTGAAACTGCTACAGATAATAATACCAGAACTGTAGCTAACGTGCGTAGTTATTTTAATAAATGTGATGGTAGTTTAGGTACATCAGGATCTGTAGTATTTATGTTTGACCATACTTGTAACTTTAGAGTTGCTGCTGAAGGTTTAGATCCTGAAGAATTAGAACTAGAGTTTATAGATTTTGGTGCAGAAGAAGTATTTGCAGATGACGATGGTATTTTAATTTACGCACCTTTTGAAAGTTTTGGAGCTATCCAAGCTGAACTTGAAAGACGTGAAATTGAAATTTTATCTTCTGGATTTGAACGCATACCACAAGTTACTAAAGCTTTAACACCAGAACAGGCTGCTGATGTAGAAAAATTATTAGAAAAATTAGATGATGATGATGATGTACAAAACGTATATCACACTATGGAAGAAACGGATAATGATGATGAGTAA
- the bcp gene encoding thioredoxin-dependent thiol peroxidase, whose translation MNTLKQGDKVPNFTVNDQDGNPVSLSDYKGKKLIVFFYPKASTPGCTAEACNLTDNYKALQDKGYEILGVSADSEKRQTNFKNKYSFPFPLLADEEKEVINAFGVWGLKKFMGKEYDGIHRKTFLIDEDGVVAHVIDKVKTKDHAAQILEL comes from the coding sequence ATGAATACATTAAAACAAGGTGATAAAGTACCAAATTTTACAGTTAATGATCAAGACGGAAACCCTGTGTCATTATCCGATTATAAAGGAAAAAAACTAATTGTTTTCTTTTACCCAAAAGCTAGTACACCTGGTTGCACAGCAGAAGCTTGTAATTTAACCGATAATTATAAAGCCTTACAAGATAAAGGTTATGAGATTTTAGGTGTAAGTGCAGATTCTGAAAAAAGACAGACTAATTTTAAAAACAAATACAGTTTTCCGTTTCCGTTATTAGCAGACGAAGAAAAAGAAGTGATTAATGCTTTTGGTGTTTGGGGTTTAAAAAAGTTTATGGGTAAAGAGTACGATGGTATCCACCGAAAAACTTTTTTAATTGATGAAGATGGAGTAGTAGCCCACGTTATTGATAAGGTTAAAACTAAAGATCATGCAGCTCAAATTTTAGAGTTGTAA
- the nth gene encoding endonuclease III domain-containing protein, with the protein MTKQEKVDFVINTLNTLYPEIPVPLDHKDPYTLLVAVLLSAQCTDVRVNQITPILFAKADNPYDMIKLSVEEIKEIIRPCGLSPMKSKGIYGLSKMLVEDYNGVVPQSFEALETFPAVGHKTAGVVMSQAFGVPAFPVDTHIHRLMYRWNLTNGKSVQQTEKDAKRLFPEHTWNDLHLQIIWYGREYSPARGWDLEKDIITKTIGRASVLKEYAKK; encoded by the coding sequence ATGACTAAGCAAGAAAAGGTAGATTTTGTTATAAATACGTTAAATACGCTATATCCCGAAATCCCTGTACCATTAGATCATAAAGATCCCTACACATTATTAGTTGCTGTTTTATTATCTGCACAATGTACTGATGTTAGAGTCAATCAAATCACACCTATATTGTTTGCAAAAGCAGATAATCCATACGATATGATTAAGTTGAGTGTGGAAGAAATTAAAGAAATAATCAGACCTTGTGGCTTATCACCAATGAAAAGTAAAGGTATATACGGATTATCAAAAATGCTAGTCGAAGACTACAATGGTGTTGTACCACAGTCTTTTGAAGCTTTAGAGACCTTTCCAGCAGTTGGTCACAAAACTGCAGGCGTAGTTATGAGTCAGGCTTTTGGTGTTCCTGCATTTCCGGTTGACACGCACATACATAGATTAATGTATCGATGGAATTTAACTAATGGTAAAAGTGTGCAACAAACAGAAAAAGATGCCAAACGTTTATTTCCAGAACATACCTGGAATGATTTACATCTTCAAATAATATGGTACGGACGCGAGTACTCTCCTGCCAGAGGTTGGGATTTAGAAAAAGATATTATAACCAAGACTATTGGGAGAGCATCTGTGCTAAAAGAATATGCAAAAAAGTAA
- a CDS encoding RNA polymerase sigma factor — protein MQKVTITDAILVSNYIKGDESALEVLITRHKQRIYSFIYSKVFDRDIAEDIFQDTFIKVIRTLKRGKYNEEGKFLPWVMRIAHNLVIDHFRKNNRMPKFDNSGDFDIFSVISDTSLNAEKVMVKEQVESDVRRLIDELPEDQKEVLVMRMYNDMSFKEISERTGVSINTALGRMRYALINMRKVIEKHNIVLTN, from the coding sequence ATGCAAAAAGTAACAATCACAGATGCTATTCTTGTTAGTAACTATATTAAAGGAGACGAGTCTGCTTTAGAAGTATTGATTACTAGACACAAACAACGTATTTATAGTTTTATTTATTCTAAAGTATTTGATAGAGATATTGCTGAAGATATTTTTCAGGATACTTTCATTAAAGTCATTCGTACTTTAAAACGAGGTAAATATAATGAAGAGGGTAAATTTTTACCTTGGGTTATGCGTATTGCACATAATTTGGTTATTGATCATTTTAGAAAAAATAACAGAATGCCAAAATTTGATAATTCTGGTGATTTTGATATCTTTTCTGTTATTAGTGATACGTCTTTAAATGCTGAAAAAGTTATGGTTAAAGAGCAAGTTGAGTCAGATGTAAGACGTTTGATAGACGAGTTGCCAGAAGATCAAAAAGAAGTATTAGTAATGCGTATGTATAATGATATGAGTTTTAAAGAAATATCAGAGCGTACAGGTGTTAGTATTAACACTGCTTTGGGTCGTATGCGCTATGCATTAATTAATATGAGAAAGGTTATTGAAAAGCACAATATAGTATTGACTAATTAA